A stretch of Gasterosteus aculeatus chromosome 4, fGasAcu3.hap1.1, whole genome shotgun sequence DNA encodes these proteins:
- the LOC120817367 gene encoding protein PHTF2 isoform X1, with protein MASKVKDAVVWYQKKIGAYDQQIWEKSVEQREIKGFRNKPKKTGHVKQDLIDVDLVRGSAFAKAKPESPWTSLTRKGIVRVVFFPFFYRWWIQVTSRTIFLLLLVLYLLQVAAAVLYGLVPQPHGVPTTEVFGAIWLMLLLGTVHCQIVSTRTPKPASSAGGKRRRKLRKASQMEVHREGDGSSTTDNTQEGAPHSHSASTTYSLGTLFQDFWHDICKAGSKKSKLSIDKSTETDNGYVSLDGRVTNRSSEEGLQLHEQRCDLLTRAEEVCWNARVQPPHLHAPLCAGPVVASGNKEPASDEASSEEDPEASYRALRRGVERTNSDSTLRNRKSTHHYKKHFAVEDVPKSGTSCSSRCSSLRTQDSESTRHESETEDLMWEDFLHCAECRSSCTSETEGEGGGTPVCPPAKKEYRDDPFHQGHAPWLHSSNPGLERVSAIVWEGNECKKADMSVLEISGMIMNRVNLYNPGIGYQVFGNLVSVTLGLTPFVYRLAQYSDLDQLTSLSANELLSVALGGGSGSDAMVITMVTLSFLVRVCLTWLFFFLLSVAERTYKQRLMFAKLFGHLTSARRARKSEVPHFRLKKVQNIKMWLSLRSYLKRRGPQRSVDVIVSSAFLLTLSVVFICCAQLLHIHDTFLACHYNWELVIWCSSLSLFLLRFVTLGSETSKKYSNTSILLTEQINLYLKMEKKPNKKEELTLVNNVLKLATKLLKELDTPFRLYGLTMNPLLYNITQVVILSAVSGVISDLLGFNLKLWKIKS; from the exons GGCTTCAGGAACAAGCCGAAGAAGACTGGACATGTCAAACAAGACCTCATAGACGTGGATTTGGTTAGAG GCTCGGCCTTCGCTAAGGCCAAACCGGAGAGTCCGTGGACCTCGCTGACCCGAAAAGGCATCGTCAGAGTTGTCTTCTTCCCGTTCTTTTATCGATGGTGGATCCAAGTTACCTCCAGGACcatcttcctcctgctgctggttcTCTATCTTCTGcaag TGGCGGCGGCCGTCCTGTACGGGCTCGTCCCGCAGCCTCATGGGGTACCCACCACCGAGGTGTTCGGAGCCATCTGGCTCATGCTGCTGCTGGGCACCGTCCACTGTCAGATCGTCTCCACCAGGACCCCGAAACCCGCCTCCAGCGCCGGGGGGAAGAGACGCAG GAAGTTGAGGAAGGCCTCTCAGATGGAGGTGCATAGGGAAGGCGACGGGTCTAGCACTACCGATAACACACAGGAGGGGGCGCCACACTCCCACTCAGCGAGCACCACGTACAGCCTGGGCACTCTCTTCCAAGATTTCTGGCATGATATCTGTAAAGCtgg atcgAAGAAGTCCAAACTGTCCATCGACAAGTCGACGGAGACGGACAACGGCTACGTCTCGCTGGACGGCCGGGTGACCAATCGCAGCAGCGAGGAGGGGCTTCAGCTCCACGAGCAGCGCTGCGATCTGCTGACCAGGGCCGAGGAGGTGTGCTGGAACGCCCGCGTCCAGCCGCCGCACCTTCACGCGCCCCTCTGCGCGGGGCCGGTGGTCGCCAGCGGCAACAAG GAGCCGGCGTCGGACGAGGCGTCCAGCGAGGAGGACCCCGAAGCCTCCTACAGGGCGCTGCGCCGGGGGGTGGAAAGGACGAACAGCGACTCCACGCTGAGGAACCGCAAGAGCACGCATCACTACAAGAAGCACTTTGCTGTGGAG GACGTTCCCAAGTCCGGcaccagctgcagctccagaTGTTCCAGTCTGAGGACCCAGGACTCGGAGAGCACTCGACACGAGTCTGAGACGGAGGACCTGATGTGGGAAGACTTCCTGCACTGTGCCGAGTGCAGATCGTCCTGCACGTCAGAGACCG agggagaaggaggagggacgcCTGTCTGTCCCCCTGCTAAAAAGGAATACAGAGACGACCCTTTCCATCAG GGTCACGCCCCCTGGCTGCACAGCTCCAATCCCGGCCTGGAGAGAGTGAGCGCCATCGTGTGGGAGGGAAACGAGTGCAAGAAGGCCGACATGTCCGTCCTGGAGATCAGCGGGATGATCATGAACCGA GTGAATCTGTACAACCCCGGTATCGGCTACCAGGTCTTTGGGAACCTGGTGTCCGTGACTCTCGGCCTCACGCCTTTTGTGTACAG GCTGGCTCAGTACAGCGACTTGGATCAGCTGACCAGTCTCTCAGCCAACGAGCTACTGTCCGTGGCGCTGGGAGGCGGGTCGGGATCGGACGCCATGGTCATCACCATGGTAACCCTGAGCTTCCTTGTGCGCGTCTGCCTCACGtggctcttcttcttcctgctcagTGTTGCCGAGAGGACCTACAAACAG AGGCTGATGTTTGCCAAGCTGTTTGGCCACCTGACTTCGGCCCGCAGAGCCAGGAAGTCCGAAGTCCCCCATTTTAGACTGAAGAAAGTACAGAACATCAAGATGTGGTTGTCGCTACGCTCCTACCTCAAG AGACGTGGTCCTCAGCGCTCGGTGGACGTGATCGTGTCGTCCGCCTTCCTGCTCACTCTGTCCGTCGTCTTCATCTGCTGCGCCCAG CTGCTGCACATCCACGACACGTTCCTGGCGTGTCACTACAACTGGGAGCTGGTGATCTGGTGCTCCAGTCTGTCTCTGTTCCTGCTCCGCTTTGTCACGCTGGGCTCCGAAACCAGCAAGAAGTACAGCAACACCTCCATACTGCTCACCGAACAG atCAACCTGTACCTGAAGATGGAGAAGAAGCCAAATAAGAAGGAGGAGCTGACACTGGTGAACAACGTGTTAAAACTGGCTACCAAACTTCTCAAG gagtTGGATACTCCTTTCAGGTTGTATGGTTTGACTATGAACCCTCTGCTCTACAACATCACCCAGGTGGTCATCCTGTCTGCTGTGTCGGGAGTCATATCTGACCTGTTAGGATTTAacctgaag CTGTGGAAGATCAAGTCGTGA
- the LOC120817367 gene encoding protein PHTF2 isoform X2: MASKVKDAVVWYQKKIGAYDQQIWEKSVEQREIKGFRNKPKKTGHVKQDLIDVDLVRGSAFAKAKPESPWTSLTRKGIVRVVFFPFFYRWWIQVTSRTIFLLLLVLYLLQVAAAVLYGLVPQPHGVPTTEVFGAIWLMLLLGTVHCQIVSTRTPKPASSAGGKRRRSKKSKLSIDKSTETDNGYVSLDGRVTNRSSEEGLQLHEQRCDLLTRAEEVCWNARVQPPHLHAPLCAGPVVASGNKEPASDEASSEEDPEASYRALRRGVERTNSDSTLRNRKSTHHYKKHFAVEDVPKSGTSCSSRCSSLRTQDSESTRHESETEDLMWEDFLHCAECRSSCTSETEGEGGGTPVCPPAKKEYRDDPFHQGHAPWLHSSNPGLERVSAIVWEGNECKKADMSVLEISGMIMNRVNLYNPGIGYQVFGNLVSVTLGLTPFVYRLAQYSDLDQLTSLSANELLSVALGGGSGSDAMVITMVTLSFLVRVCLTWLFFFLLSVAERTYKQRLMFAKLFGHLTSARRARKSEVPHFRLKKVQNIKMWLSLRSYLKRRGPQRSVDVIVSSAFLLTLSVVFICCAQLLHIHDTFLACHYNWELVIWCSSLSLFLLRFVTLGSETSKKYSNTSILLTEQINLYLKMEKKPNKKEELTLVNNVLKLATKLLKELDTPFRLYGLTMNPLLYNITQVVILSAVSGVISDLLGFNLKLWKIKS; this comes from the exons GGCTTCAGGAACAAGCCGAAGAAGACTGGACATGTCAAACAAGACCTCATAGACGTGGATTTGGTTAGAG GCTCGGCCTTCGCTAAGGCCAAACCGGAGAGTCCGTGGACCTCGCTGACCCGAAAAGGCATCGTCAGAGTTGTCTTCTTCCCGTTCTTTTATCGATGGTGGATCCAAGTTACCTCCAGGACcatcttcctcctgctgctggttcTCTATCTTCTGcaag TGGCGGCGGCCGTCCTGTACGGGCTCGTCCCGCAGCCTCATGGGGTACCCACCACCGAGGTGTTCGGAGCCATCTGGCTCATGCTGCTGCTGGGCACCGTCCACTGTCAGATCGTCTCCACCAGGACCCCGAAACCCGCCTCCAGCGCCGGGGGGAAGAGACGCAG atcgAAGAAGTCCAAACTGTCCATCGACAAGTCGACGGAGACGGACAACGGCTACGTCTCGCTGGACGGCCGGGTGACCAATCGCAGCAGCGAGGAGGGGCTTCAGCTCCACGAGCAGCGCTGCGATCTGCTGACCAGGGCCGAGGAGGTGTGCTGGAACGCCCGCGTCCAGCCGCCGCACCTTCACGCGCCCCTCTGCGCGGGGCCGGTGGTCGCCAGCGGCAACAAG GAGCCGGCGTCGGACGAGGCGTCCAGCGAGGAGGACCCCGAAGCCTCCTACAGGGCGCTGCGCCGGGGGGTGGAAAGGACGAACAGCGACTCCACGCTGAGGAACCGCAAGAGCACGCATCACTACAAGAAGCACTTTGCTGTGGAG GACGTTCCCAAGTCCGGcaccagctgcagctccagaTGTTCCAGTCTGAGGACCCAGGACTCGGAGAGCACTCGACACGAGTCTGAGACGGAGGACCTGATGTGGGAAGACTTCCTGCACTGTGCCGAGTGCAGATCGTCCTGCACGTCAGAGACCG agggagaaggaggagggacgcCTGTCTGTCCCCCTGCTAAAAAGGAATACAGAGACGACCCTTTCCATCAG GGTCACGCCCCCTGGCTGCACAGCTCCAATCCCGGCCTGGAGAGAGTGAGCGCCATCGTGTGGGAGGGAAACGAGTGCAAGAAGGCCGACATGTCCGTCCTGGAGATCAGCGGGATGATCATGAACCGA GTGAATCTGTACAACCCCGGTATCGGCTACCAGGTCTTTGGGAACCTGGTGTCCGTGACTCTCGGCCTCACGCCTTTTGTGTACAG GCTGGCTCAGTACAGCGACTTGGATCAGCTGACCAGTCTCTCAGCCAACGAGCTACTGTCCGTGGCGCTGGGAGGCGGGTCGGGATCGGACGCCATGGTCATCACCATGGTAACCCTGAGCTTCCTTGTGCGCGTCTGCCTCACGtggctcttcttcttcctgctcagTGTTGCCGAGAGGACCTACAAACAG AGGCTGATGTTTGCCAAGCTGTTTGGCCACCTGACTTCGGCCCGCAGAGCCAGGAAGTCCGAAGTCCCCCATTTTAGACTGAAGAAAGTACAGAACATCAAGATGTGGTTGTCGCTACGCTCCTACCTCAAG AGACGTGGTCCTCAGCGCTCGGTGGACGTGATCGTGTCGTCCGCCTTCCTGCTCACTCTGTCCGTCGTCTTCATCTGCTGCGCCCAG CTGCTGCACATCCACGACACGTTCCTGGCGTGTCACTACAACTGGGAGCTGGTGATCTGGTGCTCCAGTCTGTCTCTGTTCCTGCTCCGCTTTGTCACGCTGGGCTCCGAAACCAGCAAGAAGTACAGCAACACCTCCATACTGCTCACCGAACAG atCAACCTGTACCTGAAGATGGAGAAGAAGCCAAATAAGAAGGAGGAGCTGACACTGGTGAACAACGTGTTAAAACTGGCTACCAAACTTCTCAAG gagtTGGATACTCCTTTCAGGTTGTATGGTTTGACTATGAACCCTCTGCTCTACAACATCACCCAGGTGGTCATCCTGTCTGCTGTGTCGGGAGTCATATCTGACCTGTTAGGATTTAacctgaag CTGTGGAAGATCAAGTCGTGA
- the LOC120817610 gene encoding adiponectin receptor protein 2: protein MGMTPLLQAHHAMERMEEFVHKVWEGRWRVMPHDVLPDWLKDNDFLLHGHRPPMPSFRACFKSIFRIHTETGNIWTHLLGCLFFLCLGLMYMFRPNMSFVAPVQEKVVIGVFFLGAVLCLSFSWLFHTVYCHSEGVSRVFSKLDYSGIAFLIMGSFVPWLYYSFYCSPHPRFIYLIVVCILGLAAITVSQCDFFATPQYRGVRAGVFVGLGLSGVVPSLHFVISEGLIKATTMGQMGWLLLMATLYITGACLYAARIPERFFPGKCDIWFHSHQLFHILVVAGAFVHFHGVSNLQEFRHQAGGGCAADGTL from the exons ATGGGAATGACGCCGCTGCTGCAGGCGCACCACGCcatggagaggatggaggagttCGTACacaag GTGTGGGAGGGCCGGTGGCGAGTCATGCCTCACGACGTGCTGCCCGACTGGCTGAAGGACAACGACTTCCTGCTGCACGGCCACAGGCCGCCCATGCCTTCGTTCCGCGCCTGCTTCAAGAGCATCTTCAGAATCCACACAGAGACCGGAAACATCTGGACACACCTGCTAG gctgtTTGTTCTTCCTCTGTCTGGGTCTGATGTACATGTTCCGGCCCAACATGTCTTTTGTGGCGCCGGTCCAGGAGAAGGTGGTGATCGGCGTGTTCTTCCTGGGCGccgtcctctgcctctccttctCTTGGCTCTTCCACACAGTTTACTGCCACTCAGAGGGCGTCTCCAGAGTCTTCTCAAA GTTGGACTACAGTGGGATCGCCTTTCTGATCATGGGCTCCTTTGTCCCCTGGTTGTATTATTCCTTCTACTGCTCCCCTCATCCCCGCTTTATCTACTTGATAGTGGTCTGCATACTGGGATTGGCCGCCATCACCGTCTCCCAGTGCGACTTCTTCGCCACGCCGCAGTACAGAGGAGTCCGAGCAG GAGTGTTTGTGGGTCTGGGTCTGAGCGGCGTGGTTCCCAGCCTGCACTTTGTCATCAGCGAGGGTCTGATTAAAGCCACCACCATGGGCCAGATGGGCTGGCTGCTTCTCATGGCCACGCTGTACATCACTGGAGCCTGTCTGTACGCCGCTCGCATCCCCGAGAGGTTCTTCCCCGGCAAGTGTGACATCTGG TTCCACTCCCATCAGCTGTTTCACATCTTGGTGGTCGCAGGAGCTTTCGTTCACTTCCACGGGGTCTCCAACCTGCAGGAGTTTCGCCACCAGGCCGGTGGGGGCTGCGCCGCCGACGGGACTCTCTAA